CCCTTTCCGGTGAAGCCGAGCCCCTCGGTTGTGGTGGCTTTGACATTGACGCACCCGCTGCCAATATTCAGGGCGGAGGCGATATTATCCCTTATTTCCATACGGAACGGATCCATGCGAGGCGCCTCGGCAAACAGCGTTGCATCGACGTTGATCACAAGAAAACCGTTCTTATGTACCAGGTCGACGATTTTTTCAAGGAATTTCATGCTGAAAGCATCTTTACTGGCGGGATCGTTGTCCGGGAACATCCGGCCGATGTCGCCGCCACCTACCGCACCGAGCATGGCATCGCACAGTGCGTGCACCAGTACGTCGGCATCCGAGTGTCCTAACAATCCCTTTTCAAAAGGAATTTCGATACCGCCGATGACGAGTTTTCTTCCGTAGACCAATCGATGCACGTCGAAGCCACTGCCGATTTTCATTTTTTTCCCTGCATTCCACGAATGGGTTTATAGGTTCGTGTCATTTGTTCCAGAATTTAATCCTCGTTGAGGGTTGCCCCAAGGCTGCAACGTTGGGGTTTATATGCGCACGCGACCCCGGAAGCGTTTCCCTCAGTCCCCGACGATATTGTACACCTCCAAGGGGCGAAACTTGCCCTTGGCCTTTATCGGCGCCAGTTTCTGCGTTTCAAAGTCACCGACGACATGGGCGTGCGTCGTTTCGGATACGATGATTTCGCCGGGTTTGGCGGCCGCACAGAGCCGCGCTGCGGTGTTGACCGTGTCCCCCACGACGGAATAGCTCATGGTTTGAGACGACCCGATGTATCCCGCCACCACCTTGCCCGTGTTGATGCCGATGCCGATGCGGATTTC
This sequence is a window from Deltaproteobacteria bacterium. Protein-coding genes within it:
- the ispF gene encoding 2-C-methyl-D-erythritol 2,4-cyclodiphosphate synthase, whose protein sequence is MKIGSGFDVHRLVYGRKLVIGGIEIPFEKGLLGHSDADVLVHALCDAMLGAVGGGDIGRMFPDNDPASKDAFSMKFLEKIVDLVHKNGFLVINVDATLFAEAPRMDPFRMEIRDNIASALNIGSGCVNVKATTTEGLGFTGKGLGIAAMCVVLVESLQGSEDSRGRLKQE